CCGGGCGCGCCGGACTTCATCGCGAAGAATGCATCCTGGGGTGCCGGTCCTCGCGCGAGCCAGTACCTGGTGGTCGCCGCCAAGGCGCGCGCCATCCTCAACGGCCGCTTCGTGGCCACCGTCGAGGACGTGCGCGCCCTCGCCCGCCCCGTGCTGCGCCACCGCGTGCTGCCCAACTTCACCGCGGAGAGCGAGGGCATCACCTCGGTGAAGCTCATCGACCAGCTCCTCACCGTCGTGAAGGGCTAGGCGCGCGCGCACCATGCTGCTCGACGCCCAGACGCTGGCCCGCCTCCGGGGAGTGAAGCTGCGCGCCCGCGCGGTGATGGAGGGCGTGCTGTCCGGCCTCCACAAGAGCCCCCATCAGGGGCAGAGCGTGGAGTTCGCCGAGCACAAGGAGTACGCCCCCGGCGACGAGCTGCGCCACCTGGACTGGAAGGCGTACGGCAAGTTCGACAAGTACTACGTCAAGCGCTACGAGCACGAGACGAACCTGCGCGCCGTCATGGTGGTGGATGCCTCCGCCTCCATGGGCTACAGCAGCGGCGCGCTGAGCAAGCTGGAGGTGGCCACCACGCTGGCGGGCGCGCTCTGCTACCTGCTGGTGCGCCAGCAGGACGCGGCGGGCCTGGCGCTGATGGTGGGCGGAAAGTGGCGGGACGTGCCGCCGCGCGCGTCCGCGGGCCACCTCAACGTGCTGCTGGAGACGCTGGAGTCCACCCTGCCCAACGGCGCCACGGACCTGGGCAGCGCGGCGGACCACCTCGCGGAGGTGCTGCCCCGCCGCTCCACCGTCATCGTCCTCACCGACTTGCTGGACGAGAAGCAGGACGCGCTCAAGCGCATCCTCGCGCTGCGGCAGCGGAAGAACGATGTCTCCGTGTTCCACCTGGTGGACCCGGCGGAGCTGACGTTCCCCTTCGATGACCCCACGCTGTTCCTCGACATGGAGGGCGAGGGCCGCATCGAGGTGAACCCCCGTGAAATCAAGGAGAGCTACCTGGAGGAGTTCAACGCCTTCCTCGCGAGCGTGAAGGCGGCGTGCGCCGAGGCGGACGTGGACTACGAATTGGTGCGCACCGACGAGAAGCTGGACGACGTGCTGCTGCGCTACCTGGCGCGGCGCGGGAGGCGCGGGTGACGTTCGGCAATCCGTGGATGCTGCTTGGCGCGCTGGGCGCCCTCATCCCCCTGCTGGTGCACCTGTTCGACCGGCGCCGTCCGCGTCCGCACCCCTTCGGTCCGCTGGCCTTCGTGCTGCGCAGCCAGAAGCGCACCGCCAGCCGCCTCAAGCTCAAGCGCCTGCTGCTGTACGCGCTGCGCACGCTCATCCTCCTCGCCATTCCGCTGGCGCTGGCCCGGCCGGAGTGGCGCCGCGACACGGCCACGGCCCTGGTGGTGAAGGGCCCCGCGGCCACGGCCATCATCCTGGACGCGTCGCTGTCCATGCGCTGGTCGGACGGCACATCGCTCTTCGAGCGCGGCCGGGACGAGGCGCGCGACGCACTCAAAGACTTGCTCCCCGAGGAGCCCGCCACGGTGCTGGTGTGCA
The window above is part of the Pyxidicoccus trucidator genome. Proteins encoded here:
- a CDS encoding DUF58 domain-containing protein, whose protein sequence is MLLDAQTLARLRGVKLRARAVMEGVLSGLHKSPHQGQSVEFAEHKEYAPGDELRHLDWKAYGKFDKYYVKRYEHETNLRAVMVVDASASMGYSSGALSKLEVATTLAGALCYLLVRQQDAAGLALMVGGKWRDVPPRASAGHLNVLLETLESTLPNGATDLGSAADHLAEVLPRRSTVIVLTDLLDEKQDALKRILALRQRKNDVSVFHLVDPAELTFPFDDPTLFLDMEGEGRIEVNPREIKESYLEEFNAFLASVKAACAEADVDYELVRTDEKLDDVLLRYLARRGRRG